A genomic region of Dunckerocampus dactyliophorus isolate RoL2022-P2 chromosome 10, RoL_Ddac_1.1, whole genome shotgun sequence contains the following coding sequences:
- the slc44a5b gene encoding choline transporter-like protein 5-B, whose translation MARKTDIPSIYYGEPRKFDPKFRGPVHNRSCTDVVCCIIFIIVILGYIALGTVAWIHGDPRKVAYPTDSQGQFCGQQDTPNANKAILFYFNMLKCANPAVLINLQCPTTQLCVSKCPDRFATLRTAQNTTTWEYYKQFCKPGFGSKPIEEVIRDDDCPSMIVPSRPFLQRCFPDFITRNGILTVANQTFFNDGLNVRSVNDLKDAANGISSLLNAKEFSLRIFEDYANSWDWILLALVITMVVSLLFILLLRFTAGVLLWLIIFGVIAAVGYGIGHCYWEYSMLSGKPGANVTISDIGFQTDFSIYLKLSQTWLVFMISLSVIEAIIVIMLIFLRKRLQIAIALLKEGSKAISYIMTTLLYPIFTFFLLSLCIAYGAVTAILLASSGNAVYKVTSAHDKCIYGNLTCNPKTFSATNITTVCPGSQCLFAFYGGESTYHRYIFVLHLCNLFAFLWMVNFTIALGQCTLAGAFASYYWALRKPRDIPPCPLFSSFCRALRYHTGSLAFGALILSVVQSIRIVLEYLDHKLKGSQNAYARFLLCCLKGCFWCLEHFIKFINRNAYIMIAIYGKSFCTSSKDAFFLLMRNVVRVAVLDKATDFLLFLGKLLISGSVGLLAFFFFTRKLPVIQGDVPSLNYYWVPLLTVIFGSYMIAHGFFNVYSMCVDTLFLCFCEDLERNDGSPSRPYYMSPGLRKILHKADSISKSSL comes from the exons GAGCTGCACGGATGTGGTCTGCTGCATTATTTTCATCATCGTCATCCTCGGCTACATCGCACTGGGCACTGTGG CCTGGATCCATGGCGACCCCAGGAAGGTGGCCTATCCAACTGACAGCCAAGGGCAGTTCTGTGGCCAGCAGGACACTCCTAATGC AAATAAAGCCATCTTGTTCTACTTCAACATGTTGAAATGTGCCAACCCTGCAGTGTTAATTAACCTCCAGTGCCCTACAACTCAG CTCTGTGTCTCCAAGTGCCCTGACAGATTTGCCACGCTCCGAACTGCCCAGAATACCACAACCTGGGAGTATTACAAGCAGTTCTGCAAACCGGGCTTTGGCAGTAAG CCGATTGAAGAGGTCATACGAGATGATGACTGCCCATCCATGATTGTGCCAAGCAGACCCT ttcttCAGCGGTGCTTCCCTGATTTCATCACAAGAAATGGAATCTTAACTGTAGCCAACCAGACCTTCTTTAATGACGGACTCAATGTAAGAAGTGTCAACGACCTAAAAGATGCTGCCAA CGGCATCTCCAGTCTGCTGAATGCCAAAGAATTTAGCTTGAGGATCTTTGAGGATTATGCAAATTCCTGGGATTGGATCCTCTT AGCTCTGGTCATAACTATGGTGGTCAGCCTACTCTTCATCCTGCTGCTGCGCTTCACTGCCGGCGTGCTGCTGTGGCTCATCATCTTCGGCGTCATTGCCGCGGTCGGCTACG GTATTGGCCACTGCTACTGGGAGTACAGTATGCTTAGCGGGAAGCCGGGCGCCAACGTCACCATCTCAGATATTGGCTTCCAGACAGACTTCAGCATTTACCTGAAGCTCAGCCAGACGTGGCTCGTCTTCA TGATCTCGCTGTCCGTGATCGAGGCCATCATTGTGATTATGCTGATTTTCCTGAGGAAGCGGCTCCAGATTGCCATTGCGCTTTTAAAGGAGGGAAGCAA GGCCATCAGCTACATCATGACAACTCTCCTCTATCCCATCTTCACCTTCTTCCTGCTGTCTCTCTGCATCGCTTATGGCGCAGTCACAGCAAT CTTGTTAGCATCCTCTGGTAACGCCGTGTACAAGGTGACGTCTGCACATGACAAATGTATCTATGGCAACCTCACATGCAATCCAAAG ACGTTCAGTGCAACCAACATCACCACCGTGTGCCCAGGGTCGCAGTGCTTGTTCGCCTTCTACGGCGGCGAGAGCACGTACCACCGCTACATCTTCGTCCTCCACCTGTGTAATCTGTTTGCCTTCCTGTGGATGGTCAACTTCACCATCGCGCTGGGCCAGTGTACTCTGGCTGGGGCCTTTGCGTCTTATTACTGGGCGCTGAGGAAGCCCAGAGACATCCCCCCCTGCCCGCTGTTCTCATCTTTTTGCAGGGCCTTACG CTATCACACAGGCTCACTGGCCTTTGGTGCGCTCATCCTCTCTGTGGTACAAAGCATCCGCATTGTCCTCGAGTACCTGGACCACAAACTGAAAG gttccCAGAATGCATACGCTCGCTTCCTGCTGTGCTGCCTCAAAGGTTGCTTCTGGTGCTTGGAACATTTCATCAAGTTCATCAACAGAAATGCATACATCATG ATAGCAATATATGGAAAGAGCTTCTGCACGTCCTCTAAGGATGCTTTCTTCCTCTTGATGAGGAATGTTGTTCG GGTGGCCGTCCTTGACAAGGCCACAGACTTCTTATTGTTCCTGGGAAAATTACTCATTTCAGGAAGTGTTG GTCTGCTTGCATTTTTCTTCTTCACTCGTAAATTGCCAGTCATTCAAGGGGATGTACCGTCGCTAAATTACTACTGGGTCCCCCTGCTG ACGGTGATATTTGGATCGTACATGATTGCACATGGTTTTTTTAACGTCTACTCCATGTGCGTGGACACCTTGTTCCTGTGCTTTT GTGAAGACCTGGAGAGGAACGACGGTTCCCCCTCCAGGCCCTACTACATGTCTCCCGGCCTGCGCAAGATCTTGCACAAAGCGGATTCCATTTCCAAGTCTTCTTTGTGA